In Zygosaccharomyces rouxii strain CBS732 chromosome E complete sequence, the DNA window GGTATTGTCCCATCTTAGTAGTATTCAACATAGAGTCAATTTGCGAAAGTAATTCCTTGACTTGCATTTTAGGATCTGCAGTGGCAGTAGGGGATAAATCTTCAATACTGTATTTTCTATCACTCGAACCAACTACATCTGCAGAAGTATTCAGAGCGCTATAGTTATTTTTGAACGGTACAGGTGCATCACACGACCCATCCGCGGCAATAAATGGGctttggtaatttttcaaaggtaaTTCATTGGAAATATCATCTCGTACCGCTCCCGAAACGATCTTTTCTACCTGTGAACTTATTTGATCGAAATGTGAATTCAATATTTCTATTCGTAGGTATGCCTTAGAAAAATCTACTGAATGATTATCGCAACTAGAAAAACTAGTATCCCTTGGAGTAGCCACCTCTCTGAATGCTAAAGATTCCAAAGTATTACGTTCATCAGTCCTTACTCCTATATCTTCAGCAGCTTTTTTAGTTTTTACCTCAAAATTAGATTCCAGGGTAGCACTACTACCCTCAGAGGCATTGCCAAAATATACGCAAAAACCTGGGTTTGTTGTCGAAATTTCTGTAGTCATTGCAGCGCTTATTTCATCTGAAATTCTATGCGAAGGTGAGAGACCACTCTCTATATGTGGCAGAAGAGCATCAATCAAGGAATTGTCCAACATACAAGGATTGAAACCATCATCCAACTCATCGGCATTTGGGCACTCCAGTTCAAAAggcaaatttttttgattaTTCATACCGTTGgttccaattgatctatTATCAATCCCATCACCAAAAGTTCTAACGATATCTGTAGTTTTTCCAAAAAAGTCAATTCGAGACATTAATAAGTTCATCCATTTTTTGGTTCTTGTAGAAAGTGCATAATCCCCTTCATCAAGAAAATTCGATTCAAAGTCCTCTACAAAGGCTTCGGATGGCGAATCACATTCTGAATTAAGAGCGCTGGAGTTGctttccttttcaaaacccTCTTCGAGATTGACAAATTGAACCCGCCGACCGGGTTCAAGTTCTTTTTCACTGAATGTCTCTCCAATGCTATTCTCAATAGTCAAACCATCAATCCCACTCTTTAAACTGGACCGTCGCAAGGATTCATTAGCCTGGGCTTCCCTTAAATTGAGCTCATACTGGTAAATACTGAAGAGCTTAACATAATCAATATTCTTCCATTTTGGAACCAGCGATACAGTGAGTACATCTTGACACGCTTCTTTGATTATTTTGGCAGCATCACCATTGTTGAAAGAGGGCCTAAATGTGGCAGCATTCACGCGTGCATAAGCAGCAGTAGTAACAGCACCTGCTTCCACAGCGGCTTTGGACTTGCCGCGTATAGACGCGAATTTGGCAGCTTCTTCAGCAATTGCAGCAAAAATATCCTTCAGAGCCATGGTTACCTTTCTATCACTAGATCTTGGACAATTCTCATTTAACCATATTCTAAAACGGTGCTTTTTTGGTGACTCCTGGTCTCCCCTGCCAGCAGAAGTATTCGAAGTCATGGGAATTTTATTCACAGAACGTGGAACATATGCCTCCTGAGCTCCAAATACTGGTGCCAATCCACTAGAATAAGCTTCATGTTTGCTAGAACTTATAGATGCAATGTAGAATGGATTACTGGAATCATGCGGCTTATCTAAACTACATGCTAAATTTTCCTCTCCGGAGTTGTGATTACTCGTCATTGTGATACCGCTTCCATTGTGAACCCTACTGCCAAGAAGACTTTCAGGCATTTGGCTATTTCCAACATTATTATTTAGCTGAATTGTCCAATCGGTGTCACCAAAGGCTGAAGCAGAATCCTCTGATTTACTAAAACATTTCAATAGTTTGGACCTGAATTTTTGGCGTTTACTGGTTTTTGTCTTCGTCGTTGGAGTATAATATGTAGTCACAAATTCTCCATTTGGCGAAATAGGAGAAAGTTGAGCTTCTGCAGCGGTTCTTTTCTTGCAGACGCTATGTGAAATTAACACTAGGTCCTCATCCATCTCCAAGTTTATTTTAAattatttttgaaaaattctgtaATTTTATACCCAATGTGCAACTTCCtttgaatcaaatcaaTAATAATAGCTGCCTACCAAAAAGAATCTTACAGAACTCAGAAAAATcgaaaaaacaaaaacaaaaaaacaacaacaacaacaaacaaacaaacgTTCCTAAATCTGCTTTAGggttctttgaatttttcatttataGCTCTTGAAATGGTGAAAGAAGTAGTTcaaaaagattaaattgaaagatgctGAGAGcattcaaagaaactgTTCCACAAAAAGTGAGAAAACGGCGGCATAGACAAATAAAAAACCATTGGATAGTCACAAATTGACACAAAACCGGAGAAAGACTGCAGATTTCCTTCTAGTTAGAAAATATCTAGATTCCTTTTGTGTTTCCTTTTAaatctttatttttttctgtcATTTAGGTGACAGGTCCCTCTGACGCCTTAGAAATCGCCGTACGAAGGTCAGATATCGCGGAGTTCAAAGTTATATCAGAAGATAATGAGAATGCATTCCAAGTGAGAACTTTTCCATCCTCATCCATGTGTGCTCGATAATACCTGTCCAGAATCCATAAACTTGATTCCCACCGAAGGAATTAATGTTCTAATCACGGAACCGAAATTTATTCACAAGCCATCAGATCAACAAAAATAGAGAAGATCACACATAATAAACTTATCAACTCTCTAATTCCATCACAACTTTAATCAcagaaattttcttttcaaaaaccGATCAACTATTATCAGTCGAGTTCCTTCAACAAATTTAGCCGTGTGACTTTGTACTTATCCAAAGTTTTCCAGCGTCAGGTCTTACATTCAATTGTACTGAGGAAAAAAACGATCATTGCTCATTGTCCCATCTATTCCTAAACATTGGGTTCCCAGTATCAACTCAGCATTCGCTATTACTTCATGGTCTTGTTTCTATTGTATGTGTAGCCATGATAGTCCGGACCGGTAACGGCGAGCGACGTTCTGTCGACGACTCCCTTTATAAAGAGAGAACTCGTTCAAACTCTGACTATCAAGAAtccatcaccatcaccaagGAACTGACCTAGTATCATGTCAAAAAACATCGTTGTCCTACCAGGTGACCATGCCGGTCAAGAAATCGCTCAAGAAGCCATCAAAGTGTTAGAGGCCATCTCTGAAGTTAGTCCTGAGGCCAAATTTAACTTTCAACACCATTTAATTGGTGGTGCTGCTATTGATGCAACTGGATCTCCTTTACCAGATGATGCTCTTGCTGCTGCTAAGAAAGCAGATGCAGTGCTATTAGGTGCTGTTGGTGGTCCAAAATGGGGTACCGGTTCCGTTAGACCTGAACAAGGTCTGCTAAAGATCCGTAAGGAATTGCAATTGTACGCCAATTTGAGACCATGCAACTTTGCATCTGAATCTCTACTTGATCTTTCACCATTGAAGCCACAGCATGCAAAGGGAACCgattttgttgttgtaagAGAATTAGTGGGCGGTATCTACTTCGGTGAACgtaaagaagatgaaggtgatggCGTTGCTTGGGACAGTGAAAAATACACCAAGCCCGAAGTTCAACGTTTAACCAGAATGGCAGCATTCTTGGCCCTACAACACAACCCACCTCTACCTATCTGGTCTTTGGACAAGGCTAACGTCTTGGCTTCTTCCAGACTTTGGAGAAAGACTGTAGAAGAAACCATTAAGAATGAGTTCCCTCAATTGAAACTCAACCACCAATTGATTGACTCTGCTGCCATGATTTTAGTCAAGAGCCCAACTCAATTGAATGGTATCGTTTTAACAAGTAACTTGTTCGGTGACATCATTTCTGATGAGGCCTCTGTGATCCCAGGTTCGCTTGGTCTATTACCATCAGCTTCATTGGCTTCTTTGCCAGACACCAATGAGGCCTTTGGTCTGTACGAACCCTGTCACGGTTCTGCTCCTGATCTACCAAAGGGTAAAGTTAACCCTATTGCTATGATTTTATCTGCCGCTATGATGTTGAAACTTTCATTGAACTTATCCAAGGAAGGTGAAGCTGTGGAGAAAGCAGTTAAGCAAGTTCTAGATTCCGGAGTGAGAACTGGTGATTTAGGTGGTTCTAACAGCACTTCTGAAGTCGGTGACGCCATCGCCAAGGCAGTCAAGGAAATCTTGGCATGAATTAataaaataacaaaaaCATGAAATAACTTTAATTAACACTAGCTAATCATTACGCGTAGTTAACGaatatattattattgtgTACACATAAACCTTGAATTTTAGGAGATtaattgagaaaaaaaaaacaactaaaaaaaaaaaaatcagtGGCCTGACCACTCGATAGAGTTCAAATCGATACCTTCTTGAACCATCTCCCATAGAGGTGATAGTTCCCTCAAAAACTTAACACGCTTACTGATGGCGTCTACCACGTACTCgacttcttcttcagtgGTAAATCTACCGATACCAAATCTAATGGAAGAATGAGCCAATGCATCGTCTTTACCGATAGCATGTAGAACGTATGATGGTTCTAACGAAGCAGAAGTACAAGCGGAACCAGATGATAATGCGATATCTCTCATAGCCATTAGCAATGACTCACCTTCCACATATGCGAAGGACACGTTCACACAACCTGGGTAACGGTGTTCTGCAGAACCATTCAAAGAAGTGTCAGGAATTGACAAAAGACCCTTAGTCAATTTCTCTGAAAGTCTCTTGATATGAGCGATATCAGCGTCATTTTCTTGAACCACTAATCTGGCGGCTTCACCAAAACCTGCGACCAAAGGTGGAGGCAAAGTTCCTGACCTAAGACCTCTTTCTTGTCCACCACCAGAAAAGATAGGGTCTAATCTAACTCTTGGTCTTCTTCTCACGAAGACTGCACCTGCACCCTTTGGACCATAAATCTTGTGCGAAGAGACGGATAGTAAATCGATATTCATTTCATTAACATCTATGGGAACTTTACCATATGCCTGAGCGGCATCGGTATGGAAGTAAACCTTGTGCTTTTTACAGATGctaccaatttctttcaaaggCTGCATGACACCGATCTCGTTGTTAACAGCCATCACAGACACAAGACAAGTGTCTGGACGGATAGCTTCTTCtagctctttcaaatttactaACCCTTCATTGTCCACATTCAAAAATGTCACATCAAACCCTTCATTAACCATGGCTCTTGCTGCCTCCAAAACACACTTATGCTCCGTTCTCGTAGTAATGATATGTTTCTTACTtctcttgtaaaatcttggtACACCTTTTAAAACCATGTTATTAGATTCGGTAGCACCTGAAGtaaaaatgatttctttTGGATCTGCGTTAATCACATTGGCCACATTCTTTCTTgcattttccacttctttaTTAGTTTCCCAACCGTATGCATGGGTATTAGAATGTGGGTTACCATAGAGACCCgtgtaaaatttcaacataGTATCTAGAACTCTGGGATCAGTTGGTGTAGTAGCCTGCATATCCAGATAGATAGGTCTTGTACCAAACCCGGTATTTTCAGCATATGCATTCTGAAGTGCTGAAGTACTGGAACCAATAACCTCGGATGGAGAAGAGGTAGCCGCAGCTCTAGTTACAGTCTGTTCTCTTGCGGCTGCCTCAGTATCAGTATGTGTCTCTAGCGCAGCATCGTCTGCAAACTTCAGCGCAGCATTGGACGCAGCTTTGGAATATAATCTAATGCCACCGGACAATGCAGGCCTACTGTTAGCACCAACTCTCAATAATCTGGAGACTCTAGTCAATCCAGTAATTCCCTGTCTCAGCATATCGGTAtctgtttcttttctccaCAACTACCTAACTAAACCTGTTCGGACAAACGATTAAAGGTAGGGTGTAGTTTCTCAAGAAGTACGATAAACTGTTCCTATCCTTAAATACTTTCCTTTGAATTTCCCCAAAGAAAGGCGTATAAGTTCTTATATTATTAATATGGCTAGACGCTAGACGGTTTGTACTGTCAAAAGGTCAGCCCTTGTTTAACTAAATAGATCAGCGATGACCGCATCGAATTTTGACGACATATCTCACTGCGGGTAACACCAGGTGACAAAATCCGGGTACACGAATTCTACATAATAAACTATTGGAAATTAATACTAATGTCAATCATCAGAGGCCAGTTAACAGTGGCCATTGGCAATTGGTATGGATTCCAATGGATTCTTCGTATCGCTATTGAGCGGTGCAGCTGCTGGTACGTCTACGGATCTGGTCTTCTTCCCTATAGACACTTTAAAGACGAGATTACAAGCTAAAGGAGGTTTCTTCGCGAATGGTGGGTATCGAGGAATTTATAAAGGTTTAGGTAGT includes these proteins:
- the LEU2 gene encoding 3-isopropylmalate dehydrogenase (uniprot|Q96WI0 Zygosaccharomyces rouxii LEU2 3-isopropylmalate dehydrogenase) → MSKNIVVLPGDHAGQEIAQEAIKVLEAISEVSPEAKFNFQHHLIGGAAIDATGSPLPDDALAAAKKADAVLLGAVGGPKWGTGSVRPEQGLLKIRKELQLYANLRPCNFASESLLDLSPLKPQHAKGTDFVVVRELVGGIYFGERKEDEGDGVAWDSEKYTKPEVQRLTRMAAFLALQHNPPLPIWSLDKANVLASSRLWRKTVEETIKNEFPQLKLNHQLIDSAAMILVKSPTQLNGIVLTSNLFGDIISDEASVIPGSLGLLPSASLASLPDTNEAFGLYEPCHGSAPDLPKGKVNPIAMILSAAMMLKLSLNLSKEGEAVEKAVKQVLDSGVRTGDLGGSNSTSEVGDAIAKAVKEILA
- a CDS encoding uncharacterized protein (no similarity) codes for the protein MDEDLVLISHSVCKKRTAAEAQLSPISPNGEFVTTYYTPTTKTKTSKRQKFRSKLLKCFSKSEDSASAFGDTDWTIQLNNNVGNSQMPESLLGSRVHNGSGITMTSNHNSGEENLACSLDKPHDSSNPFYIASISSSKHEAYSSGLAPVFGAQEAYVPRSVNKIPMTSNTSAGRGDQESPKKHRFRIWLNENCPRSSDRKVTMALKDIFAAIAEEAAKFASIRGKSKAAVEAGAVTTAAYARVNAATFRPSFNNGDAAKIIKEACQDVLTVSLVPKWKNIDYVKLFSIYQYELNLREAQANESLRRSSLKSGIDGLTIENSIGETFSEKELEPGRRVQFVNLEEGFEKESNSSALNSECDSPSEAFVEDFESNFLDEGDYALSTRTKKWMNLLMSRIDFFGKTTDIVRTFGDGIDNRSIGTNGMNNQKNLPFELECPNADELDDGFNPCMLDNSLIDALLPHIESGLSPSHRISDEISAAMTTEISTTNPGFCVYFGNASEGSSATLESNFEVKTKKAAEDIGVRTDERNTLESLAFREVATPRDTSFSSCDNHSVDFSKAYLRIEILNSHFDQISSQVEKIVSGAVRDDISNELPLKNYQSPFIAADGSCDAPVPFKNNYSALNTSADVVGSSDRKYSIEDLSPTATADPKMQVKELLSQIDSMLNTTKMGQYQANRENSSTSRENRLHLDIDTEQTIPQIDELLSLIDVAMVPATSENSKIDTQCIPNLNVRDTIIGKAPLDSLIPRVDCRLFDTDCVDSPATKIEDPIDSLSCEYGKQDSTNSGPQVNALLAQIDSVITNFDSND
- the NFS1 gene encoding cysteine desulfurase (highly similar to uniprot|P25374 Saccharomyces cerevisiae YCL017C NFS1 Cysteine desulfurase involved in iron-sulfur cluster (Fe/S)biogenesis required for the post-transcriptional thio-modification of mitochondrial and cytoplasmic tRNAs essential protein located predominantly in mitochondria), which gives rise to MLRQGITGLTRVSRLLRVGANSRPALSGGIRLYSKAASNAALKFADDAALETHTDTEAAAREQTVTRAAATSSPSEVIGSSTSALQNAYAENTGFGTRPIYLDMQATTPTDPRVLDTMLKFYTGLYGNPHSNTHAYGWETNKEVENARKNVANVINADPKEIIFTSGATESNNMVLKGVPRFYKRSKKHIITTRTEHKCVLEAARAMVNEGFDVTFLNVDNEGLVNLKELEEAIRPDTCLVSVMAVNNEIGVMQPLKEIGSICKKHKVYFHTDAAQAYGKVPIDVNEMNIDLLSVSSHKIYGPKGAGAVFVRRRPRVRLDPIFSGGGQERGLRSGTLPPPLVAGFGEAARLVVQENDADIAHIKRLSEKLTKGLLSIPDTSLNGSAEHRYPGCVNVSFAYVEGESLLMAMRDIALSSGSACTSASLEPSYVLHAIGKDDALAHSSIRFGIGRFTTEEEVEYVVDAISKRVKFLRELSPLWEMVQEGIDLNSIEWSGH